From one Anopheles bellator chromosome 1, idAnoBellAS_SP24_06.2, whole genome shotgun sequence genomic stretch:
- the LOC131206219 gene encoding folylpolyglutamate synthase, mitochondrial-like isoform X1 translates to MFRLAISTIACRTMMMEQVSMLMKKQFTTSWTKMHLYSTVSFSSNCSKIMEQNYENAIATLNTLQSNNSVLQDSIQSRHKNDSKHTSDTVIFLKRIGITMEKLDLLPVIHVSGTKGKGTTCAMVESILRFNGYRTGFYSSPHLVSVTERIRLDGQPISKDRFAEHFWKIYNMLFAAQERDSDMPSYFGFLTLLALNVFIGSVDVAVIEVGIGGRYDCTNVIRNTQTVGITSLGLEHTQLLGETLEAIAWQKAGIVKQGSEVFVAEQPAECIAVIENECRLKNAKLHIVPSRLEQYRWTKIPTMAHNRCPEMEINTSLAIQIAVNWIRRTRPHILPFDDKLLIPENIVEGVNCYFWPGRLQIIPCEGKRTIFLDGAHTPDSIAVCARWFKTKSANEHKRLLVFNSTGDRDALSLLSTLARTIAFDAAFFTPNLAFTASSTIFDTVNHNFPLELQIQRCEKYHAHWINHLKQTAGFVHNSVKSIFDYIDNNYPARDESCDILITGSIHLLGATLIALRMEDRVLWR, encoded by the exons ATGTTTCGTTTGGCGATTTCTACTATCGCTTGTCGTACAATGATGATGGAGCAAGTTTCAATGCTGATGAAGAAACAATTTACAACGTCATGGACAAAAATGCATTTGTATTCCACTGTGTCATTTtccagcaactgcagcaaaaTTATGGAGCAAAACTACGAG AATGCTATTGCTACGTTAAACACACTACAATCCAACAATAGCGTTTTACAGGATTCCATCCAAAGCAGGCATAAAAACGATTCAAAGCATACAAGCGACAcagtaatttttttaaaacgaaTCGGAATTACAATGGAAAAGTTGGATCTACTCCCCGTGATACATGTTTCTGGAACTAAGGGAAAG GGGACAACGTGTGCTATGGTGGAATCGATTCTCCGCTTTAATGGTTATCGCACCGGGTTCTATAGCTCACCGCACTTGGTGTCTGTAACGGAACGCATCCGTCTAGATGGACAACCGATTTCAAAAGACCGTTTTGCGGAGCATTTTTGGAAAATCTACAACATGCTGTTCGCTGCCCAGGAACGCGATTCGGATATGCCATCGTACTTTGGATTCCTGACCTTGCTAGCTTTAAACGTGTTCATTGGCTCTGTGGATGTAGCAGTAATAGAAGTTGGGATTGGCGGACGGTACGATTGCACAAACGTTATACGAAATACACAGACGGTCGGCATTACCTCTCTTGGACTGGAACATACACAGCTGTTAGGAGAAACGTTGGAAGCGATTGCTTGGCAAAAAGCTGGAATCGTAAAGCAAGGATCAGAAGTATTTGTCGCAGAGCAACCAGCTGAATGCATTGCTGTAATTGAAAACGAATGTCGCCTTAAAAAT GCGAAGCTACACATTGTTCCGTCTCGGTTGGAACAGTATCGTTGGACGAAGATACCTACAATGGCGCACAATCGCTGTCCGGAGATGGAAATTAATACATCGCTGGCAATTCAAATAGCGGTGAACTGGATTCGGCGTACACGTCCCCATATTTTACCATTTGACGATAAGCTGCTGATTCCTGAAAACATTGTAGAAGGTGTCAATTGTTATTTTTGGCCCGGAAGATTACAAATCATTCCATGTGAGGGAAAGCGAACAATTTTCCTAGACGGCGCTCATACACCGGATAGCATAGCAGTGTGCGCACGATGGTTCAAAACGAAATCAGCAAA cgAGCACAAACGATTGTTGGTCTTCAATTCTACCGGTGACCGGGATGCTTTGTCACTTTTGTCTACATTGGCGCGAACCATTGCCTTCGACGCAGCATTCTTCACACCAAATTTGGCTTTTACTGCCTCCAGTACTATCTTCGATACTgttaatcataattttccccTAGAATTACAAATACAGCGTTGTGAAAAATATCACGCACATTGGATAAaccatttaaaacaaactgcaGGGTTCGTGCATAATTCTGTGAAATCAATCTTCGATTACATTGACAACAACTATCCAGCACGCGATGAATCATGCGACATTTTAATTACCGGTTCGATTCATCTTCTTGGTGCAACACTTATAGCGTTAAGAATGGAGGATCGTGTTTTATGGCGTTAG
- the LOC131206219 gene encoding folylpolyglutamate synthase, mitochondrial-like isoform X2, with translation MEQNYENAIATLNTLQSNNSVLQDSIQSRHKNDSKHTSDTVIFLKRIGITMEKLDLLPVIHVSGTKGKGTTCAMVESILRFNGYRTGFYSSPHLVSVTERIRLDGQPISKDRFAEHFWKIYNMLFAAQERDSDMPSYFGFLTLLALNVFIGSVDVAVIEVGIGGRYDCTNVIRNTQTVGITSLGLEHTQLLGETLEAIAWQKAGIVKQGSEVFVAEQPAECIAVIENECRLKNAKLHIVPSRLEQYRWTKIPTMAHNRCPEMEINTSLAIQIAVNWIRRTRPHILPFDDKLLIPENIVEGVNCYFWPGRLQIIPCEGKRTIFLDGAHTPDSIAVCARWFKTKSANEHKRLLVFNSTGDRDALSLLSTLARTIAFDAAFFTPNLAFTASSTIFDTVNHNFPLELQIQRCEKYHAHWINHLKQTAGFVHNSVKSIFDYIDNNYPARDESCDILITGSIHLLGATLIALRMEDRVLWR, from the exons ATGGAGCAAAACTACGAG AATGCTATTGCTACGTTAAACACACTACAATCCAACAATAGCGTTTTACAGGATTCCATCCAAAGCAGGCATAAAAACGATTCAAAGCATACAAGCGACAcagtaatttttttaaaacgaaTCGGAATTACAATGGAAAAGTTGGATCTACTCCCCGTGATACATGTTTCTGGAACTAAGGGAAAG GGGACAACGTGTGCTATGGTGGAATCGATTCTCCGCTTTAATGGTTATCGCACCGGGTTCTATAGCTCACCGCACTTGGTGTCTGTAACGGAACGCATCCGTCTAGATGGACAACCGATTTCAAAAGACCGTTTTGCGGAGCATTTTTGGAAAATCTACAACATGCTGTTCGCTGCCCAGGAACGCGATTCGGATATGCCATCGTACTTTGGATTCCTGACCTTGCTAGCTTTAAACGTGTTCATTGGCTCTGTGGATGTAGCAGTAATAGAAGTTGGGATTGGCGGACGGTACGATTGCACAAACGTTATACGAAATACACAGACGGTCGGCATTACCTCTCTTGGACTGGAACATACACAGCTGTTAGGAGAAACGTTGGAAGCGATTGCTTGGCAAAAAGCTGGAATCGTAAAGCAAGGATCAGAAGTATTTGTCGCAGAGCAACCAGCTGAATGCATTGCTGTAATTGAAAACGAATGTCGCCTTAAAAAT GCGAAGCTACACATTGTTCCGTCTCGGTTGGAACAGTATCGTTGGACGAAGATACCTACAATGGCGCACAATCGCTGTCCGGAGATGGAAATTAATACATCGCTGGCAATTCAAATAGCGGTGAACTGGATTCGGCGTACACGTCCCCATATTTTACCATTTGACGATAAGCTGCTGATTCCTGAAAACATTGTAGAAGGTGTCAATTGTTATTTTTGGCCCGGAAGATTACAAATCATTCCATGTGAGGGAAAGCGAACAATTTTCCTAGACGGCGCTCATACACCGGATAGCATAGCAGTGTGCGCACGATGGTTCAAAACGAAATCAGCAAA cgAGCACAAACGATTGTTGGTCTTCAATTCTACCGGTGACCGGGATGCTTTGTCACTTTTGTCTACATTGGCGCGAACCATTGCCTTCGACGCAGCATTCTTCACACCAAATTTGGCTTTTACTGCCTCCAGTACTATCTTCGATACTgttaatcataattttccccTAGAATTACAAATACAGCGTTGTGAAAAATATCACGCACATTGGATAAaccatttaaaacaaactgcaGGGTTCGTGCATAATTCTGTGAAATCAATCTTCGATTACATTGACAACAACTATCCAGCACGCGATGAATCATGCGACATTTTAATTACCGGTTCGATTCATCTTCTTGGTGCAACACTTATAGCGTTAAGAATGGAGGATCGTGTTTTATGGCGTTAG